CGATGATGCCGCTGGCCATAGCGGCGGTCACCGGCGGGATGCTGACCCTGGTGGGTTCAACCCCACCGGTTATTGTCCAGGGGGTACAGACCGCGGCCGGTTACCGTCCATTTGGCTTTTTTGAGTTTGCCCTGATCGGAGGACCGATCTGCGTAGCCTTCCTCATTTACAATTTCACCATCGGTAAATGGCTGGCGGTGAAGATGTGGGGGCAGAACCCGCCACCGAGTCAGGCGCTGCAGGATATGATGAGTTTGGCGGATGCACAAAAGACCGGGGGTAAACCCAAGGACCCGAAGAAGATGTGGATGTCCGGGATCATCCTGCTGGGCTGTGTGCTCGGGTTTATCTTTACGAATACAAAAATCCTGCCGCTGGGTACCATCGCGATGATTGGCGCCCTGGCCTGTGTGGTGACGGGTTGCATTTCCGAGAAAACCACTTACCGGCAAATGGACTGGACGACGGTCCTGGTGCTGGGCGGCTCGATCGGCTTTGCGGCCGGCCTGGACAAGAGCGGCGGCGGCAAACTGCTGGCCAACTACATCCTGGGGTTATTTGGTGATAAGGTTACCCCATACACAATTCTCGTGGTGATTGCTTTTCTGGGGATGTTCCTGACCCAGTTCATGTCCAACACGGCGGCTACGGCCATGCTGGCGCCGATCGGCCTGGCCATGGCGAAGGCGATCGGGGCAAACCCGCTGCCGATCATGATGGCGCTCTGCACTGCTACGGCGTCTTCGTTCTCGACCCCGGTGGCAACCCCGCCGATGACCATTGTCCTCGGCCCAGGCGGCTACAAGTTCTTTGACTACATCAAGTGGGGCGGGCTGTTCAACTTGTTCTGCTTCTTATTGGTGATCATCCTGGTTCCACTGATCTGGCCGTTCTAGGAAAAACATTTATTCAGTAGTGTTTTGGCTTAGGGGAAATCTACCCCTAAGCCAACAATTTGACGATTTGACACGATTTTCACAAGCAAGCATATTCGCAGAAAGAGAAATAACACGCGGGAGGTATATGCACGATGGGTACTGATTGGGGTCTGGCCCTGCAGGTGGTTGTTTACGGTTTTTCTGCGGTATTCCTGGTCTTGGTGATTCTGATGTTTTCTGTCCAAGCCATGTCGGCCGTGATCATGGGATTGGAGAAACGCGGTAAAGAGGAAGCCG
This genomic interval from Bacillota bacterium contains the following:
- a CDS encoding SLC13/DASS family transporter, which codes for MGPAEISLIILAAVMILYITEIIPLAVTAIGSCAALVVFKVVDAKTAWSGLSDDTNLLIAGMIVVGLAMFETGLAEEIGKKIVSLAKGSTFGVVLAMLVVTMGLSAFLNNSSTTAMMVPVLAGIIAGSGGKINGKFTMMPLAIAAVTGGMLTLVGSTPPVIVQGVQTAAGYRPFGFFEFALIGGPICVAFLIYNFTIGKWLAVKMWGQNPPPSQALQDMMSLADAQKTGGKPKDPKKMWMSGIILLGCVLGFIFTNTKILPLGTIAMIGALACVVTGCISEKTTYRQMDWTTVLVLGGSIGFAAGLDKSGGGKLLANYILGLFGDKVTPYTILVVIAFLGMFLTQFMSNTAATAMLAPIGLAMAKAIGANPLPIMMALCTATASSFSTPVATPPMTIVLGPGGYKFFDYIKWGGLFNLFCFLLVIILVPLIWPF
- a CDS encoding OadG family protein, encoding MGTDWGLALQVVVYGFSAVFLVLVILMFSVQAMSAVIMGLEKRGKEEAGANN